In one Gadus morhua chromosome 15, gadMor3.0, whole genome shotgun sequence genomic region, the following are encoded:
- the dis3 gene encoding exosome complex exonuclease RRP44 has translation MLKSKTFVKKTRSGGVMKIVREHYLRDDIWCGSEICTECKQESTVLQKDSCIESDLCSSPHYLVPDTNVVLHQIDVLEDPLIRNVIILQTVLQEVRHRSAPVYKRLKDIIHEKEKHFYTFTNEHHRDTFIEREPGESANDRNDRAIRVAVKWYSHHLDTAESDGLKVVLITNDQGNKEKAEESGLLVYKCEDYIKSLLANPELVDRLALTNDETKDISSSKVLFPEHLPLSRIQMGIKGGTFLQGTFRASRDNYLEATVFVQGEGEETTEVILQGLHNLNRAIHQDVVAVQLLPREEWVAPSSVVLLDEREAKDEDDTEEEEKEKAMKIIADDAARKPTGKVVAIIKRNWRPFCGMLNSSLIKESTRHLFTPADRRVPRIRIETRQAAALLSQRIMVAIDGWPRHSRYPHGHFVRSLGAAGDKETETEVLLLEHDVPHQDFSQAVLSFLPKMPWSITPEDMAVREDLRALTVCSVDPPGCTDIDDALHCKTLENGNFEVGVHIADVSHFIRPGNALDLEAANRGTTVYLCGRRIDMVPELLSSNLCSLRSNVERLAFSSIWEMDDKANIVKTRFTKSVINSKASLTYAEAQLRIDDTNMNDDITNSLRGLNKLAKILKRRRIEKGALTLSSLEVRFHIDSETHDPIDLQTKELMETNSMVEEFMLLANISVAQKIYDEFSECALLRKHPAPPPSNYDILNKAAQSKGLAIHTDSAKALADSLDMAKVDGFPYFNTLLRILATRCMMQAVYFCSGMDSNFHHYGLASPIYTHFTSPIRRYSDIMVHRMLAVSIGADCTYPDLTDKHKQSALCNNLNYRHKMSQYAQRASVAFHTQLFFKSRGIVNEEGFILFVRKNAIIVLIPKFGLEGTVFFDNKDKTGPKLVFDEEGPSLMVEQHIFKIFDKVKVTISLDDSNVQHQKIRMSLVEPEIPGVSVPVPEVGPMAKKPKLDV, from the exons ATGTTGAAATCTAAAACATTCGTTAAGAAAACCCGGTCAGGGGGGGTGATGAAAATAGTGCGTGAACACTATTTAAGAGACGATATCTGGTGCGGAAGCGAGATCTGCACAGAGTGCAAACAAGAGTCCACGGTGCTGCAGAAGGACTCCTGCATTGAGAGCGACCTGTGTTCCTCTCCACATTATCTAGTCCCTGACACCAATGTGGTGCTGCATCAG ATCGATGTGTTGGAAGATCCTCTGATTCGTAATGTCATTATCCTACAAACAGTGCTACAGGAGGTGCGCCACCGCAGCGCACCGGTCTACAAACGCCTTAAGGATATTATccatgaaaaagaaaaacacttcTATACATTTACCAACGAGCACCACAG AGACACATTCATCGAGCGAGAGCCAGGGGAGAGCGCCAACGATCGCAATGACCGTGCCATCCGGGTGGCCGTCAAATGGTACAGTCACCACCTGGACACTGCAGAGTCAGACGGCCTGAAGGTGGTTCTCATTACAAACGACCAGGGCAACAaggagaaggcagaggagagTGGCCTGCTGGTGTACAAAT GCGAGGATTACATCAAGAGTCTGCTAGCCAACCCAGAGCTGGTGGATCGCCTGGCTCTGACCAATGACGAGACG AAAGACATCAGTAGCAGCAAGGTGCTGTTCCCTGAGCACCTCCCTCTGTCCAGGATCCAGATGGGCATAAAGGGTGGTACCTTCCTCCAGGGCACCTTCAGGGCCAGCAGGGACAACTACCTAGAGGCCACGGTGTTCgtccagggagaaggagaggagacaactgag GTTATTCTGCAGGGCCTCCATAACCTGAACAGGGCCATTCATCAGGATGTGGTCGCCGTCCAGCTGTTGCCACGGGAAGAATGGGTGGCGCCCTCCTCAGTGGTCTTGCTTGACGAGAGGGAAGCGAAGGACGAAGAcgacacagaggaagaggagaaagagaaggct ATGAAGATCATAGCGGACGATGCCGCCCGGAAGCCTACAGGGAAAGTGGTGGCAATCATCAAAAGAAACTGGAGGCCGTTTTGTGGCATGCTCAATAGCTCCCTTATCAAAGAG TCAACCCGACACCTTTTCACACCAGCTGACCGCCGCGTTCCTCGTATCCGCATTGAGACGCGCCAGGCCGCCGCCCTGCTCAGCCAGAGGATCATGGTGGCTATCGACGGCTGGCCCAGGCACTCCAGATACCCACAT GGTCACTTTGTACGCAGTCTGGGCGCCGCGGGCGACaaggagacggagacagaagtgctgctgctggagcatgACGTGCCTCATCAGGACTTCTCCCAGGCCGTGCTTAGCTTCCTGCCAAAGATGCCGTGGTCCATTACACCAGAG GACATGGCCGTGAGAGAGGATTTGAGGGCTCTGACTGTATGCAGTGTTGATCCTCCTGGATGCACTGATATAGACGACGCACTCCACTGCAAAACGCTTGAGAATGGAAACTTTGAG GTGGGTGTTCACATTGCAGATGTCAGTCACTTCATCAGACCAGGGAATGCTCTAGACCTGGAGGCGGCAAACCGTGGGACCACGGTCTACCTGTGTGGCAGG aGGATAGACATGGTCCCAGAACTGCTCAGCTCCAACCTCTGTTCACTACGCTCCAATGTAGAGAG GCTTGCTTTCTCCTCTATATGGGAGATGGACGACAAGGCAAACATCGTAAAGACCAGATTCACAAAAAGTGTCATTAACTCAAAG GCGTCTCTGACCTACGCCGAGGCCCAGCTGAGGATCGATGACACCAACATGAATGATGACATCACCAACAGCCTGCGAGGGCTCAACAAGCTCGCCAAGATCCTCAAGAGGCGGAGGATCGAGAAGGG TGCGTTGACACTATCTTCGCTCGAGGTGCGTTTCCACATAGACAGTGAAACCCACGACCCCATTGACCTCCAGACCAAAGAGTTGAT GGAGACCAACTCCATGGTGGAGGAGTTCATGTTGCTCGCCAACATCTCCGTGGCCCAGAAGATCTACGACGAGTTTTCGGAGTGTGCCCTGCTCAGGAAGCACccggccccgcctccctccAACTATGACATCCTCAACAAAGCGGCCCAGTCCAAG GGTCTGGCCATCCACACAGACTCGGCCAAGGCCCTGGCAGACTCTCTAGACATGGCCAAGGTGGACGGCTTCCCCTACTTCAACACTCTGCTGCGCATCCTGGCCACGCGGTGCATGATGCAGGCCGTGTACTTCTGCTCCGGCATGGACAGCAACTTCCACCACTACGGCCTGGCCTCGCCCATCTACACACACTTCACGTCGCCCATCAGGAG ATACTCTGACATCATGGTGCATCGCATGCTGGCCGTGTCCATCGGGGCAGACTGCACCTACCCTGAcctgacagacaaacacaagcagTCGGCCCTCTGCAACAACCTCAACTACAGACACAAGATGTCTCAGTATGCACAAAGGGCGTCCGTGGCCTTCCACACGCAG TTGTTCTTCAAGAGCAGAGGGATCGTCAATGAGGAGGGCTTCATCCTGTTTGTCAGAAAGAACGCCATCATAGTGCTGATCCCAAAGTTTGGTCTGGAGGGAACGGTCTTCTTTGACAACAAGGACAAGACCGGCCCCAAACTGGTCTTTGATGAAGAG GGACCGTCTTTGATGGTGGAGCAGCACATCTTTAAAATATTCGACAAGGTGAAGGTGACCATCAGT